A single window of Meiothermus sp. DNA harbors:
- the aspS gene encoding aspartate--tRNA(Asn) ligase → MRALASQIAQYVGQTVSLQGFLHWKRDLGGIQFALLRDRSGIVQVVVDKRFELPLAESSMRVVGQVVANPKAPGGYEVIAQDLEFYAKAAEPSPIEIPKEEWRVNPETLLEYRYVSLRGEKARAPLKIQAALVRGFRQYLDSQGFTEIFTPKIVSAGAEGGSNLFGIDYFEHRAYLAQSPQLYKQIMVGVFERVYEVAPVFRAEQHATSRHLNEYLSLDVEMGFIESENDVIDLEEELLRAMLEEARHSAAGECALLEVEWPNVAEMPRLEHAEARRILREELGMPVGADFNEEAERALGAWAQEKWGVDFLFITKYPEAARPFYAYPEGQGSTRGFDLLFRGLEITSGGQRVHQYEVLVEQLKKKGHDPAHFAGYLEVFKYGMPPHGGFAIGAERLTQKLVGLPNVRYARAFPRDRHRLTP, encoded by the coding sequence ATGAGAGCCCTTGCCAGCCAAATTGCCCAGTATGTGGGCCAGACCGTTAGCCTCCAGGGTTTTTTGCACTGGAAGCGCGACCTTGGGGGAATTCAGTTTGCCCTTTTGCGTGACCGGAGCGGTATTGTGCAGGTGGTGGTGGACAAACGCTTTGAGTTACCGCTGGCCGAGTCTTCGATGCGGGTGGTGGGGCAGGTGGTGGCCAACCCCAAAGCCCCAGGGGGCTATGAGGTGATAGCCCAGGACCTCGAGTTCTACGCTAAAGCGGCCGAGCCCAGCCCCATCGAGATTCCCAAGGAAGAATGGCGGGTGAACCCCGAGACGCTCCTAGAGTATCGCTATGTGAGCCTGCGGGGAGAGAAAGCCCGCGCCCCCCTGAAAATACAAGCGGCCCTGGTGCGGGGGTTTCGCCAGTACCTGGACAGCCAGGGTTTTACCGAAATTTTCACCCCCAAGATTGTCTCGGCAGGGGCCGAAGGGGGCAGCAACCTGTTTGGTATCGACTACTTCGAGCACCGGGCCTACCTCGCCCAGTCCCCCCAGCTTTACAAGCAGATTATGGTGGGGGTTTTTGAGCGGGTTTACGAGGTTGCCCCGGTTTTTCGGGCCGAGCAACACGCAACCAGCCGTCACCTCAACGAATACCTTTCGCTCGACGTGGAGATGGGCTTTATCGAGTCCGAAAACGATGTGATCGACCTCGAGGAAGAGCTTTTGCGCGCCATGCTGGAGGAAGCCCGGCACAGCGCCGCCGGCGAGTGCGCCTTGCTCGAGGTAGAGTGGCCCAATGTGGCCGAGATGCCCCGCCTCGAGCACGCCGAGGCCCGCCGCATCCTGCGTGAAGAGCTAGGCATGCCGGTGGGGGCCGACTTCAACGAGGAAGCCGAGCGAGCCTTGGGGGCCTGGGCCCAAGAAAAGTGGGGTGTGGACTTCCTCTTCATTACCAAGTATCCCGAAGCGGCCAGGCCTTTTTACGCGTACCCCGAGGGCCAAGGCTCTACCCGGGGCTTCGATTTGCTGTTTAGGGGGCTGGAAATCACCTCCGGCGGGCAGCGCGTGCACCAGTACGAAGTGCTGGTCGAGCAGCTCAAGAAAAAAGGCCACGACCCCGCCCATTTTGCTGGCTACCTCGAGGTCTTCAAGTACGGAATGCCCCCCCACGGCGGTTTTGCCATTGGGGCCGAGCGCCTCACCCAGAAGCTGGTGGGCCTGCCCAACGTGCGTTATGCGCGGGCCTTCCCTCGAGACCGCCACCGCCTGACGCCATAG
- a CDS encoding asparaginase, translating into MNAYTYAYRGGLIENRHRVSLAIMGPRGNLLAYSGNPYLTAPMRSSAKPFQALALYLSGAITRFGITPAEVALTCASHDGMEQHVTMAANYLHKIGLDAGYLVCGAHLPFDPASRKALQQSGQPATVLHNNCSGKHTGMLAAALALGADPRGYEQPDHPVQQLNLQTLRDLSGHHHIPYGVDGCSVPTFVLPLAPAARMFALLAEPRVAPPKYQEGLEAIFQAMRQHPDLVAGPHSIDTVLMQQIPQLVAKRGADGYYGMALRNTRWGSIGVALKVESGSNEAREPMVVRLLEELGLLSPEVPLEWRRPLLRNVRKLEVGHLEARLELTWV; encoded by the coding sequence ATGAATGCTTACACTTATGCCTACCGTGGGGGCCTCATCGAGAATCGGCACAGGGTTTCGTTGGCCATTATGGGCCCTCGAGGAAACCTGCTGGCCTATAGCGGCAACCCTTACCTGACCGCCCCCATGCGCTCCTCGGCCAAGCCCTTCCAGGCCCTGGCCCTCTACCTGAGCGGGGCCATCACACGCTTTGGCATCACCCCTGCCGAGGTGGCCCTGACCTGTGCCTCCCACGACGGTATGGAACAGCATGTGACCATGGCCGCCAACTATCTGCACAAGATTGGGCTGGACGCCGGTTATCTGGTCTGCGGAGCCCACCTACCCTTCGACCCCGCCTCGCGTAAAGCCTTGCAGCAGTCGGGCCAGCCCGCTACCGTACTGCACAACAACTGCTCGGGCAAGCACACCGGTATGTTGGCTGCCGCCCTGGCCCTGGGGGCCGACCCCAGGGGCTACGAGCAACCCGACCACCCGGTACAACAACTCAACCTGCAAACCCTGCGCGACCTCTCGGGTCACCACCACATCCCTTATGGGGTGGATGGTTGCAGCGTGCCCACCTTTGTGCTGCCCCTGGCCCCTGCCGCCCGTATGTTTGCCCTGCTGGCAGAGCCCCGGGTTGCGCCCCCAAAGTATCAGGAAGGGCTCGAGGCCATCTTTCAGGCCATGCGGCAGCACCCCGACCTGGTGGCAGGCCCCCATAGCATAGATACCGTACTGATGCAACAAATACCCCAACTGGTCGCCAAGCGAGGCGCCGATGGCTACTACGGCATGGCCCTACGAAACACCCGCTGGGGCAGCATTGGGGTAGCGCTCAAAGTAGAAAGTGGTTCCAACGAGGCCCGGGAGCCCATGGTTGTCCGACTGCTGGAGGAACTGGGCCTCCTGTCGCCGGAAGTGCCGTTGGAGTGGCGACGGCCCCTCCTTCGGAATGTTCGGAAGCTCGAGGTAGGCCATCTAGAGGCCCGGCTCGAGCTAACCTGGGTCTAA
- a CDS encoding RNA methyltransferase: MNWLHNLRVALVGSQEPMNVGAAARAMQNFGISDLWLVAPEPRVQTDLALHPGGSMAYRLAVHAEEILDNLKVVQSLPQAVADARLVVGTTVREREIYTGPVVDPKTMAHRVTEVAPQGKVVLVFGRETSGLTTDEIDLSQLIVRIPTAPKQPSLNLAQAVLLLCYEVFCAAQNPPPPSPDPLASQEALQQLFDDLREYILRIGFTDEKRLPYAVRRFRRLLHKARLTPGEVQFLRGFLHQSRWYAQHGQSKTNPES, from the coding sequence ATGAATTGGCTCCATAACCTCCGCGTGGCGCTGGTGGGTAGCCAGGAACCCATGAACGTGGGAGCTGCTGCCCGGGCCATGCAAAACTTTGGCATCTCGGACTTGTGGCTGGTAGCCCCCGAACCCCGGGTACAAACAGACCTGGCCCTGCACCCCGGGGGCTCGATGGCCTATCGCCTGGCGGTACACGCCGAGGAGATTCTGGACAACCTAAAGGTGGTGCAAAGCCTTCCCCAAGCGGTGGCCGACGCCCGGCTGGTAGTAGGAACCACCGTGCGCGAACGGGAAATTTACACCGGGCCGGTGGTAGATCCTAAAACCATGGCCCATCGGGTGACCGAGGTAGCGCCGCAAGGCAAGGTGGTGCTGGTCTTTGGGCGCGAGACCTCGGGCCTGACCACCGACGAAATCGACCTTTCGCAGCTTATCGTGCGCATCCCCACCGCGCCCAAGCAGCCCAGCCTGAACCTGGCCCAGGCAGTCTTGCTGCTGTGTTACGAGGTTTTCTGCGCGGCCCAGAACCCGCCCCCGCCCAGCCCCGACCCCCTGGCCTCCCAGGAGGCCCTTCAGCAGCTTTTCGACGACCTACGCGAGTATATCCTGCGGATCGGCTTCACCGACGAAAAGCGTCTCCCCTACGCAGTCCGGCGCTTCCGCCGGCTCTTGCACAAAGCCCGCCTCACGCCGGGCGAGGTGCAGTTTCTAAGGGGCTTCTTGCACCAAAGCCGCTGGTATGCCCAGCACGGGCAAAGCAAAACCAACCCGGAGTCTTGA
- a CDS encoding sensor histidine kinase: protein MEPVPSLYRLIKLYRLFLPLAIVLVVVLFELSLEPYQGQPVAFWLRMGFYGLVGPLVTWMTLEWIAQQVQDREWAQRALEAANRRLEAIGNILKRASAADNLEQALASVVQEVAQVLGMEAALTLEGVRATSPGFKAGPEPLFELPLPGMAGKLEVVLPRPLTEEEQGFLQVLVAEVAGALDSVRARSRDLLTLYEVDQALRAEANLGRLLERLLERILVWAGASGGGVLLLGEEGFLQPQVMQNLHLAPYAFIPEGCWKEALEAPVFVQDNLLAVPLREQSAIGLLLVQGEAENLRQKLPFLRFLAAQVALAVRNAQAYLRAEELALTEERNRIAREIHDGIAQALAFMALKLDLAERLLQTDLKRAIEELQQVKETLRGQIREVRRSIFALRPIDLERYGFLESVRRYASAFAEQAGFRVRLSLPEKIELSQASELVFFRVLQEALTNAAKHGRPGLVQVKLTALGERGGVLEISDNGKGFKAGGSANGMGGFGLTQMRERVEARGGRFVVESAENQGTTVRAELPF from the coding sequence ATGGAGCCTGTTCCCAGCTTATACCGCCTGATCAAGCTGTACCGGCTGTTTTTGCCGCTGGCGATTGTGCTCGTGGTAGTGCTTTTTGAGCTTTCCCTCGAGCCCTACCAGGGCCAGCCGGTGGCTTTCTGGCTACGCATGGGCTTTTACGGCCTGGTGGGGCCTTTGGTCACTTGGATGACCCTGGAGTGGATTGCCCAGCAGGTACAAGACCGCGAGTGGGCCCAGCGCGCCCTGGAGGCGGCCAACCGGCGGCTGGAGGCCATCGGCAACATTCTCAAACGTGCCTCGGCAGCCGACAACCTCGAGCAGGCCCTGGCCTCGGTAGTGCAGGAAGTAGCCCAAGTGCTGGGCATGGAGGCCGCACTGACCCTGGAGGGGGTGCGGGCCACCTCTCCAGGCTTCAAGGCGGGGCCAGAGCCACTTTTCGAGCTTCCTTTACCGGGTATGGCAGGGAAGCTCGAGGTGGTCTTGCCCCGGCCCCTGACAGAAGAGGAGCAGGGGTTTTTGCAGGTGCTGGTAGCCGAGGTAGCCGGGGCGCTGGACTCGGTGCGGGCCCGCAGTCGCGACCTGCTCACCCTCTACGAAGTCGACCAGGCTCTGCGGGCCGAGGCTAACCTAGGCCGGCTGCTTGAACGCCTGCTGGAGCGCATCCTGGTCTGGGCCGGGGCCAGCGGAGGCGGGGTGCTGCTATTGGGCGAAGAAGGTTTTCTACAGCCGCAGGTGATGCAGAACCTCCACCTAGCCCCCTACGCCTTTATCCCCGAGGGATGCTGGAAAGAAGCCCTGGAAGCGCCGGTCTTCGTGCAGGACAACCTGCTGGCAGTACCGCTGCGGGAACAGAGCGCCATCGGCCTGCTGCTGGTGCAGGGCGAAGCCGAAAACCTGCGCCAAAAGCTGCCCTTTCTACGCTTTCTGGCTGCCCAGGTAGCGTTGGCCGTGCGCAATGCCCAGGCCTACCTGCGGGCCGAGGAGCTGGCCCTTACCGAAGAACGCAACCGCATCGCTCGTGAAATCCACGATGGCATTGCTCAGGCCCTGGCCTTTATGGCCCTCAAACTCGACCTGGCCGAACGGCTGCTGCAAACCGACCTCAAACGCGCTATCGAAGAACTCCAGCAGGTCAAGGAGACCCTTCGGGGCCAGATACGAGAGGTACGGCGCAGCATTTTCGCCTTGCGGCCCATTGATCTGGAGCGCTATGGCTTCCTCGAGTCGGTGCGGCGCTATGCCAGCGCTTTTGCCGAACAGGCCGGCTTCCGCGTGCGCCTCAGCCTGCCGGAAAAAATCGAGCTCTCGCAGGCCTCTGAACTGGTATTTTTCCGGGTTTTGCAAGAGGCCCTGACCAATGCTGCCAAACATGGTAGGCCGGGGCTGGTGCAGGTCAAGCTAACCGCGTTGGGTGAGCGGGGTGGGGTGCTGGAGATAAGCGACAACGGAAAAGGCTTCAAGGCCGGAGGCTCAGCCAATGGCATGGGTGGCTTTGGTCTGACCCAGATGCGCGAACGGGTTGAGGCTCGGGGTGGGCGCTTTGTGGTTGAATCGGCAGAGAACCAGGGCACCACGGTACGGGCCGAATTGCCGTTCTAA
- a CDS encoding MBL fold metallo-hydrolase, whose amino-acid sequence MRITPFGAAQTVTGSCHLVEHQDFRLLLDCGAYQGTDEERNQEPFGFDAQRIDAVLISHAHNDHIGRLPLLVRQGYRGRVYVTEPTRLILPVILEDSLKLMQEERERLERKGRQAPPLLWDEKDLEELYTRLEEVTYYQTQSLGPFRYRLRDAGHLPGSAFIQLEAGGKSVIFSGDLGHRRKDVLTDPDYPAQVDLMLCEGTYGDRSHRPFAATLEEFAEILSEVLSQEGKVFIPSFALERTQEILFYLRELEQREAIPIVPVFVDSPMASKISEIYPKVRDFFSTEVQHLYSQGLDPFRPKRLDYTQSVEESKALNLMKGPLIIIAGNGMLSGGRILHHLRLGLPDAKNAVIITGYQPRGGLGELLIHNAETVRMFGETVRVRAKTHTLGGFSGHAGRDELLDWLDSEKRIALIHGEVDKLQSLGQALRERGKTAFLAEWGRAIEV is encoded by the coding sequence ATGCGCATAACTCCTTTTGGGGCGGCCCAGACGGTGACCGGCAGCTGTCATTTGGTTGAACATCAGGATTTTCGGTTGCTGCTCGATTGCGGAGCTTACCAGGGAACCGACGAAGAACGTAACCAGGAGCCTTTTGGTTTTGACGCCCAGCGCATTGATGCAGTGCTGATTTCCCATGCCCACAACGACCACATTGGGCGCCTGCCCTTGCTGGTGCGGCAGGGTTATCGGGGCCGGGTGTACGTGACCGAGCCCACCCGGCTGATTCTGCCGGTAATCCTGGAGGACTCGCTAAAGCTAATGCAAGAAGAGCGCGAGCGTCTGGAGCGCAAAGGCCGCCAGGCTCCTCCACTACTCTGGGATGAAAAAGACCTGGAAGAGCTTTATACCCGTTTGGAGGAGGTTACCTACTACCAGACCCAAAGTCTGGGGCCCTTTCGCTATCGTTTGCGTGATGCGGGGCACCTGCCGGGCAGTGCCTTCATTCAGCTCGAGGCCGGCGGTAAATCCGTAATTTTTAGCGGTGACCTGGGGCACCGGCGCAAGGATGTGCTCACCGACCCCGACTACCCTGCCCAGGTAGACCTGATGCTCTGCGAAGGAACCTACGGCGACCGCTCTCACCGCCCTTTTGCCGCCACCCTGGAAGAGTTTGCCGAGATACTGAGCGAGGTACTGAGCCAGGAGGGTAAGGTGTTCATTCCTTCGTTTGCCCTCGAGCGCACCCAGGAGATTCTGTTTTATCTCCGCGAGCTCGAGCAGCGGGAGGCCATTCCCATCGTCCCGGTATTTGTGGACTCGCCCATGGCCTCCAAAATTAGCGAGATCTATCCCAAAGTGCGGGACTTCTTCAGCACCGAAGTGCAGCACCTTTATTCACAGGGGCTTGACCCTTTCCGGCCCAAACGCCTCGACTACACCCAAAGCGTGGAGGAGTCCAAGGCCCTGAACCTGATGAAGGGGCCCCTGATCATAATTGCCGGTAACGGGATGCTCTCGGGCGGGCGCATCTTGCACCACCTACGCTTAGGTCTGCCTGATGCGAAAAATGCGGTCATCATCACCGGCTACCAGCCCAGGGGTGGCCTGGGTGAGCTACTCATCCACAACGCCGAAACCGTGCGGATGTTTGGCGAAACCGTGCGGGTGCGGGCCAAGACTCATACCCTGGGGGGATTTTCCGGCCATGCGGGCCGCGACGAACTGCTGGACTGGCTGGATAGCGAGAAGCGCATAGCTCTGATACACGGCGAAGTGGACAAACTGCAAAGCCTGGGCCAGGCCCTGCGCGAACGGGGCAAAACGGCTTTTTTGGCGGAATGGGGAAGGGCCATAGAGGTGTAG
- the tuf gene encoding elongation factor Tu has translation MAKGVFERTKPHVNVGTIGHVDHGKTTLTAAITFVAAAANPNVEVQAYDQIDKAPEEKARGITINTAHVEYETAKRHYSHVDCPGHADYVKNMITGAAQMDGAILVVSGTDGPMPQTREHILLSRQVGVPYIVVFLNKVDMVDDPELLDLVEMEIRDLLNQYEFPGDDTPIIRGSGLKALEHMMANPKTQRGENEWVDKIWELLDAIDSYIPTPQRDVDKPFLMPVEDVFTITGRGTVATGRIERGKIKTGEEVEIVGLRETQKTVVTGVEMHRKTLNEGIAGDNVGLLLRGVSREDIERGQVLAKPGSVTPHTKFEASVYILKKEEGGRHTGFFTNYRPQFYFRTTDVTGVVELPAGVEMVMPGDNITFTVELIKPIAMEEGLRFAIREGGRTVGAGVVAKIIE, from the coding sequence ATGGCGAAAGGCGTATTTGAACGCACCAAACCCCACGTAAACGTGGGCACCATCGGACACGTAGACCACGGCAAGACCACCCTCACCGCGGCGATTACCTTTGTGGCGGCGGCGGCCAACCCCAATGTGGAGGTGCAGGCCTACGACCAGATCGACAAGGCGCCGGAGGAGAAGGCCCGCGGGATCACCATCAACACCGCGCATGTGGAGTACGAGACGGCCAAGCGTCACTACTCGCACGTGGACTGCCCGGGCCACGCCGACTACGTGAAGAACATGATCACCGGGGCGGCTCAGATGGACGGGGCCATTCTGGTGGTCTCGGGCACCGACGGCCCCATGCCCCAGACCCGCGAGCACATCCTGCTGTCGCGCCAGGTGGGGGTGCCTTACATCGTGGTCTTCCTGAATAAGGTGGATATGGTGGATGACCCCGAGCTGCTGGATCTGGTGGAGATGGAGATCCGCGACCTCTTGAACCAGTACGAGTTCCCCGGCGACGATACCCCCATCATCCGGGGCTCGGGCCTCAAGGCCTTGGAGCACATGATGGCCAACCCCAAGACCCAGCGGGGAGAAAACGAATGGGTAGACAAGATCTGGGAACTGCTGGATGCCATTGACAGCTACATTCCCACCCCCCAGCGGGATGTGGACAAGCCCTTCCTGATGCCGGTGGAGGACGTGTTTACCATCACCGGACGCGGTACCGTGGCCACCGGCCGGATCGAGCGGGGCAAGATCAAGACCGGGGAGGAAGTGGAGATTGTGGGGCTGCGGGAGACCCAGAAGACGGTGGTAACCGGGGTGGAGATGCACCGCAAGACCCTGAACGAAGGGATTGCGGGGGACAACGTGGGGCTCTTGCTGCGCGGGGTCAGCCGGGAAGACATCGAACGGGGGCAGGTGCTGGCCAAGCCGGGCAGCGTGACACCCCATACCAAGTTCGAGGCCTCGGTGTACATCCTGAAGAAGGAGGAAGGGGGGCGGCACACCGGGTTCTTCACCAACTACCGGCCGCAGTTCTACTTCCGTACCACCGACGTAACCGGGGTGGTGGAGCTGCCGGCGGGGGTGGAGATGGTGATGCCGGGAGATAACATCACCTTCACCGTGGAGCTGATCAAGCCCATCGCCATGGAGGAAGGCCTGCGCTTCGCCATTCGCGAGGGCGGTCGCACTGTGGGTGCGGGTGTGGTGGCCAAGATCATCGAGTAA
- the rpmG gene encoding 50S ribosomal protein L33: MASEVRIKLLLECTGCKRRNYATEKNRRNTTAKLELKKYCPWCNKHLPHKEVKV, encoded by the coding sequence ATGGCGAGCGAAGTACGAATCAAGCTGCTCTTGGAATGCACCGGGTGCAAACGCCGCAACTATGCGACGGAAAAAAACCGCCGCAACACCACGGCCAAGCTCGAGCTCAAGAAGTACTGCCCCTGGTGCAACAAGCACCTACCGCATAAGGAAGTAAAGGTTTAA
- the secE gene encoding preprotein translocase subunit SecE, translating into MAQEQNAAPRRPLGARIVNYFREARAELSRVTWPTRQEVIESTQVILVFAVVAMVVLGLIDTIFRFITVRLP; encoded by the coding sequence ATGGCCCAAGAGCAAAACGCTGCCCCTAGGCGCCCCCTCGGTGCCCGGATTGTCAATTACTTCCGCGAGGCCCGGGCCGAGCTTTCCCGCGTAACCTGGCCTACCCGCCAAGAAGTCATCGAGTCCACTCAGGTAATCCTGGTGTTTGCGGTGGTGGCGATGGTGGTACTGGGCCTAATTGACACCATCTTCCGCTTCATCACAGTACGCCTACCCTGA
- the nusG gene encoding transcription termination/antitermination protein NusG: MSIEWYAVHTYVGYEDKVKQNLEQRVKALGMQDKIYQVLIPTEEVVEHREGGKKEVVRRKLYPGYIYVLVDLGDTPGEVNEAWEVVRNTPGVTGFVGTATHPVPLTPDEVQHLLEIAGLAGKKEAPKPQVTFKEGDVVRVVSGPFADFTGVVGEVNLERQKVKVLVSIFGRETPVELEFSQVVRA; encoded by the coding sequence ATGAGCATTGAATGGTACGCCGTCCACACCTATGTAGGCTACGAGGACAAGGTCAAACAGAACCTCGAGCAACGGGTGAAGGCCCTCGGCATGCAGGACAAGATCTACCAGGTCTTGATCCCCACCGAGGAGGTCGTGGAGCACCGCGAGGGGGGCAAGAAAGAAGTAGTGCGCCGCAAGCTCTACCCCGGATACATCTATGTATTGGTGGATCTGGGCGATACCCCGGGCGAGGTCAACGAGGCCTGGGAAGTGGTGCGCAACACCCCCGGTGTAACCGGCTTTGTAGGGACTGCGACCCACCCGGTACCCCTAACCCCCGACGAGGTGCAGCACTTGCTGGAAATTGCCGGCTTAGCCGGAAAGAAAGAAGCCCCCAAGCCCCAGGTCACCTTCAAGGAAGGGGACGTGGTGCGGGTGGTCTCCGGCCCCTTTGCCGACTTTACTGGTGTGGTGGGTGAGGTCAACCTCGAGCGCCAGAAGGTCAAGGTGCTGGTTTCCATCTTTGGGCGCGAAACCCCGGTGGAGCTGGAGTTTTCGCAGGTGGTTCGAGCATAG
- the rplK gene encoding 50S ribosomal protein L11, translating to MKKINAVVKLQLPAGKATPAPPVGPALGQHGANIMEFVKQFNAATANMGDAIVPVEITIFSDRSFSFITKTPPASYLIRKAAGIEKGSGKAGREKVGKLTWEQCLQIAKQKMADMNANDVEAAARQIAGSARAMGVEVTGVPHA from the coding sequence ATGAAAAAGATAAATGCTGTGGTCAAGTTGCAGCTTCCGGCAGGCAAGGCCACGCCCGCGCCTCCGGTAGGCCCGGCCCTGGGTCAACACGGGGCCAACATCATGGAGTTCGTGAAGCAGTTCAATGCCGCGACCGCCAACATGGGCGACGCCATTGTTCCTGTTGAAATCACCATCTTTTCGGATCGCTCCTTCTCTTTCATCACCAAAACCCCCCCGGCCTCCTACCTGATCCGTAAGGCCGCCGGCATCGAAAAGGGTTCGGGCAAAGCCGGGCGGGAAAAAGTGGGTAAGCTTACCTGGGAGCAGTGTCTCCAGATTGCCAAGCAAAAAATGGCCGACATGAACGCCAACGATGTCGAAGCCGCCGCTCGTCAAATTGCGGGCTCGGCCAGGGCCATGGGTGTAGAAGTAACGGGGGTGCCCCATGCCTAA
- the rplA gene encoding 50S ribosomal protein L1 has protein sequence MPKHGKRYRALLEKVDLNKVYSIEEAAALIPQIKSAKFDETVEVHVKLGIDAKKSDQNVRSTVALPHGTGRSVRVLAIAKGDKIAEAREAGADIAAGEEIIQEILDGRSDFDAVVATPDVMGAVGSKLGRILGPKGMLPNPKAGTVGFNIGEMVREIKAGRIEFRNDKTGVVHGPVGKASFAPEKIAENVRAFIKAVEGAKPDSAKGTYLRSIYLSTTMGPSIKVSTSAGQQS, from the coding sequence ATGCCTAAGCACGGGAAACGCTATCGTGCCTTGTTGGAAAAAGTAGATCTAAACAAGGTCTACTCGATTGAAGAAGCTGCTGCCCTGATTCCTCAGATCAAGAGTGCCAAATTCGACGAAACCGTCGAGGTGCACGTCAAACTGGGGATCGACGCCAAAAAGTCTGACCAGAACGTGCGCTCTACCGTAGCCCTCCCCCACGGCACGGGCCGCAGCGTGCGGGTACTGGCCATTGCCAAGGGCGATAAGATTGCCGAAGCCCGCGAGGCGGGGGCCGATATCGCCGCAGGCGAAGAGATCATTCAGGAAATCCTGGATGGTCGCTCCGACTTCGATGCGGTGGTAGCTACCCCTGACGTGATGGGGGCGGTGGGCTCCAAGCTAGGTCGTATCCTGGGGCCCAAAGGCATGTTGCCCAACCCCAAGGCCGGTACGGTGGGCTTCAACATTGGCGAGATGGTGCGCGAGATCAAGGCCGGGCGTATCGAGTTCCGCAACGACAAAACCGGGGTGGTGCATGGCCCTGTGGGCAAAGCCAGCTTTGCCCCCGAGAAAATCGCCGAGAATGTGCGGGCTTTCATCAAAGCCGTGGAGGGGGCCAAGCCCGATAGCGCCAAAGGCACCTATCTGCGCTCGATCTACCTCTCCACTACCATGGGGCCCAGCATCAAGGTAAGCACCAGCGCTGGCCAGCAGTCTTGA